The Novosphingobium terrae genome has a window encoding:
- a CDS encoding NAD(P)/FAD-dependent oxidoreductase, which yields MKQDATLDIAVVGSGISGLSAAWLLARRHRVTLFEANGRIGGHSHTVMLGDTPVDTGFIVYNEATYPNLTAMFAHLKVPTQPAEMSFAVSLDHGRLEYAGTDLGGLFAQKRNLVSPRFWSMLRDLERFYRRAPRDLRALGDTPLGAYLDLLGCGEAFRQDHLYPMAAAIWSTPVWDIPYYPAAAFIRFCENHGLLKLGRRPQWRTVTGGSRAYVERLTAPFTDRIITNRPVRKIRRDDRGVMIHAGDSMQRFDHVVIATHADQALKLLEDADGAERRMLGAFAYRRNEAVLHSDPRVMPRRRRVWSSWNYASQVGEGDPGLSVTYWMNRLQGLPDSLPLFVTLNPLVEPEPALVHRREIYHHPIFDSKAGRAQGDLWSLQGERNSWFAGAYFGAGFHEDGLQAGLAVAEQLGGLRRPWAVKNESGRITLSQGQPA from the coding sequence ATGAAACAGGATGCGACCCTTGATATCGCGGTGGTGGGCAGCGGCATTTCCGGCCTGTCGGCAGCGTGGTTGCTGGCCCGCCGCCACCGCGTCACCCTGTTCGAGGCCAATGGGCGCATAGGCGGCCACAGCCATACGGTGATGTTGGGGGATACGCCGGTCGACACCGGCTTCATCGTCTACAATGAGGCGACCTATCCCAATCTCACCGCGATGTTCGCTCATCTCAAGGTACCGACCCAGCCTGCGGAGATGAGCTTTGCCGTCTCGCTCGACCATGGTAGGCTGGAGTATGCGGGCACCGATCTGGGCGGGCTCTTTGCCCAGAAGCGTAATCTGGTGTCTCCCCGCTTCTGGTCAATGCTGCGCGATCTGGAGCGCTTCTATCGCCGCGCCCCGCGCGATCTCCGCGCGCTGGGTGATACACCCTTGGGCGCCTATCTCGATCTGCTGGGCTGCGGCGAGGCTTTCCGTCAGGACCATCTCTATCCCATGGCCGCCGCGATCTGGTCGACTCCGGTCTGGGACATTCCCTATTATCCCGCCGCCGCCTTCATCCGTTTTTGCGAAAACCATGGGTTGCTCAAGCTGGGGCGCCGTCCCCAATGGCGCACGGTGACCGGAGGCAGCCGCGCCTATGTCGAACGGCTGACTGCACCCTTTACCGACAGGATCATCACGAACCGCCCGGTCCGAAAAATCCGCCGCGATGACCGGGGCGTGATGATCCATGCAGGGGATAGCATGCAGCGCTTCGACCATGTGGTGATCGCCACCCATGCCGATCAGGCGCTGAAGCTGCTAGAGGATGCCGATGGGGCCGAGCGGCGCATGCTGGGTGCCTTTGCTTATCGCCGCAATGAAGCGGTGCTGCATTCCGATCCGCGCGTGATGCCCCGTCGCCGCCGCGTCTGGTCGAGCTGGAACTATGCCTCGCAAGTGGGGGAGGGCGATCCCGGCCTGTCCGTTACCTATTGGATGAATCGCCTGCAGGGGCTGCCCGACAGTCTGCCGCTGTTTGTAACGCTCAACCCGCTGGTCGAGCCCGAGCCCGCGCTGGTGCATCGGCGCGAGATCTATCACCACCCCATCTTCGACAGCAAAGCCGGGCGAGCACAAGGCGATCTGTGGTCACTGCAGGGCGAGCGCAACAGCTGGTTCGCCGGTGCCTATTTCGGAGCAGGCTTCCACGAGGATGGCTTGCAGGCCGGGTTGGCGGTCGCCGAGCAGTTGGGCGGCCTGCGCCGGCCATGGGCCGTGAAAAATGAATCCGGCCGCATCACCCTCTCGCAGGGGCAGCCGGCATGA
- a CDS encoding DUF1365 domain-containing protein, translated as MSGNSGLYVGHVMHRRLRPRRHALRYGVFSLLLDLDEIDALGQRLRVFSRGRFNLFSFHDRDYGDGSDQPLRTQVERHMWAARIVPDGGAIRLLTMPRILGFAFNPLSVFFCHGRDGALRAILYEVNNTFGQRHSYLLPVDCEQAAPQAGQIRQSCAKAFHVSPFMGMDMRYDFLVKPPVDQLSIGIAVCDSLGPVLLASQEAKRRPLNDAALLRVFVTHPLLTLKVVGGILSEAARLWVKRVPVHDCPAPPDHSVTIPSQPREGACI; from the coding sequence ATGAGCGGAAACAGCGGCCTCTATGTCGGTCACGTTATGCATCGTCGGCTGCGGCCGCGTCGTCATGCCCTGCGCTATGGCGTGTTTTCGCTGCTGCTGGATCTCGATGAGATCGATGCGTTGGGCCAAAGGCTGAGGGTCTTCTCGCGGGGGCGCTTCAACCTTTTTTCCTTCCATGACCGCGATTATGGCGATGGCAGCGATCAGCCCCTGCGCACGCAGGTCGAGCGCCATATGTGGGCCGCGCGCATCGTGCCCGATGGCGGAGCGATCCGCCTGCTGACCATGCCGCGCATTCTCGGATTTGCATTCAACCCGTTGAGCGTCTTCTTCTGCCATGGTCGCGATGGCGCGTTGCGGGCCATCCTTTATGAGGTGAACAACACCTTCGGCCAACGCCACAGCTATCTGCTGCCAGTCGACTGCGAACAGGCAGCGCCCCAAGCCGGACAGATCCGGCAGAGCTGCGCCAAGGCCTTCCATGTCTCGCCCTTCATGGGGATGGACATGCGCTACGATTTTCTGGTGAAGCCGCCTGTCGACCAGTTGTCGATCGGCATTGCGGTGTGCGACTCGCTTGGACCCGTGCTGCTCGCCTCGCAGGAGGCAAAGCGTAGACCGCTGAACGATGCGGCCCTGTTGCGGGTGTTCGTCACCCATCCGCTGCTGACGCTGAAAGTCGTGGGCGGCATTCTCTCGGAGGCCGCTCGCCTGTGGGTCAAACGCGTGCCGGTGCACGATTGCCCCGCGCCGCCCGATCATTCCGTTACCATCCCCAGCCAGCCACGCGAGGGCGCATGTATCTGA
- a CDS encoding SAM-dependent methyltransferase — protein MYLNHEAQADITLPRAEPQQEAPWLIRRALRHLHCGRLTIILPSGARIDHAGAMAGPHGVMELHSNRAFRRLLTRGDVGFAEGYIAGDWSSPDLPQLIALAAHNVARLDSTLEGFWPVRMWRKLGHLLHRNSTRGSRRNIAFHYDLGNDFYRLWLDESMTYSSAIAIPRGTTLEAAQREKLDRIAMLLDLSGGEEVLEVGCGWGALARHLAPACRRVIGLTLSREQLDHACVQVEAGDLSHKIDLRLQDYRAVDERFDRIVSIEMLEAVGEAYWPVYFEKLRACLRPGGRIVLQAITIREDRFPAYKRNPDFIQRYVFPGGMLPTPNLLALQAERAGLTITAREMFGAGYAETLAQWRLRFNAAWPRIQALGFEPAFQRLWEYYLAYCEAGFRTGTIDVGLYALEAQP, from the coding sequence ATGTATCTGAACCATGAGGCACAGGCCGACATCACCCTGCCCAGAGCGGAGCCGCAACAGGAGGCGCCCTGGCTGATCCGCCGCGCGCTTCGCCATCTGCATTGCGGGCGATTGACGATCATCCTGCCTTCAGGCGCGCGGATCGACCATGCCGGGGCGATGGCGGGCCCGCATGGCGTGATGGAACTACACAGCAACCGGGCTTTCCGGCGGCTGTTGACGCGCGGCGATGTCGGTTTTGCCGAGGGCTATATCGCGGGCGACTGGAGCAGCCCGGACCTGCCGCAACTGATTGCGCTGGCCGCGCATAATGTGGCTCGGCTCGACAGCACGCTGGAGGGCTTCTGGCCGGTACGAATGTGGCGGAAACTGGGACATCTGCTGCATCGCAATTCGACGCGGGGCAGCCGGCGCAACATCGCCTTCCATTACGATCTGGGCAATGATTTCTACCGGCTGTGGCTCGATGAGAGCATGACCTATTCCTCGGCCATTGCCATCCCGCGCGGGACCACGCTGGAGGCGGCACAGCGCGAAAAGCTGGACCGTATCGCGATGCTGCTGGATCTTTCGGGCGGCGAGGAGGTACTGGAAGTGGGCTGCGGCTGGGGCGCGCTGGCCCGGCATCTGGCACCGGCCTGCCGCCGGGTCATCGGCCTCACCCTCTCGCGCGAGCAGTTGGACCATGCGTGCGTGCAGGTGGAGGCCGGTGACCTGTCGCACAAGATCGATCTGAGATTGCAGGACTATCGCGCCGTCGATGAGCGTTTCGACCGCATCGTCTCGATCGAGATGCTCGAAGCCGTGGGCGAGGCCTATTGGCCCGTCTATTTCGAGAAACTGCGCGCCTGCCTGCGCCCCGGCGGACGGATCGTGCTTCAGGCGATCACCATCCGCGAGGATCGCTTCCCGGCTTACAAGCGCAATCCCGATTTCATCCAGCGCTACGTTTTCCCGGGCGGCATGCTGCCCACGCCGAATCTTCTGGCGCTGCAGGCCGAGCGGGCGGGGTTGACGATCACGGCGCGCGAGATGTTTGGCGCGGGCTATGCCGAGACACTGGCTCAATGGCGGTTGCGTTTCAATGCCGCGTGGCCGCGCATTCAGGCGCTGGGCTTCGAACCTGCCTTCCAGCGGCTGTGGGAATACTACCTTGCCTATTGCGAGGCGGGCTTTCGCACCGGCACCATCGACGTCGGCCTTTATGCACTGGAGGCCCAACCATGA
- a CDS encoding DUF6134 family protein: MTGAVIDRRGMLAGAAALTIVPQTLRAALQVPLANRLGFDILRSGKKLGTHILTFEPGNGTLTVRVMVELAFKIAGITLYHYRHEAIERWEGERVVALDTQTDDNGTAHRVTARREGNVLMVEADKLARYAAPADALPATHWNRRELDGPWINTQDGKILRPHVAAQGIESIPAAGGATLHARRYALTGDVKLDMFYDDRQGWAGLSFVKGGAPVRYERQG, encoded by the coding sequence ATGACCGGCGCCGTGATCGATCGCCGCGGCATGCTGGCTGGGGCTGCCGCCTTGACTATCGTGCCACAGACGCTGCGTGCCGCCTTGCAAGTGCCACTGGCCAACCGGCTGGGTTTCGACATTTTACGCTCGGGCAAGAAGCTGGGCACGCATATTCTCACCTTCGAGCCCGGCAACGGAACGTTGACGGTCCGGGTGATGGTCGAACTGGCCTTCAAAATAGCCGGGATCACGCTCTATCACTATCGCCACGAAGCAATCGAACGCTGGGAGGGCGAGCGCGTCGTGGCGCTCGACACGCAGACCGACGATAATGGCACCGCCCATCGCGTCACCGCGCGGCGCGAGGGCAATGTGCTGATGGTGGAGGCCGACAAGCTGGCCCGCTATGCTGCGCCCGCCGATGCCCTGCCTGCCACGCACTGGAACCGGCGCGAACTGGACGGCCCCTGGATCAATACCCAGGATGGCAAGATCCTGCGCCCGCATGTCGCCGCGCAGGGGATCGAGAGTATTCCCGCCGCTGGGGGCGCCACATTGCATGCGCGCCGCTATGCGCTGACGGGCGATGTGAAGCTCGATATGTTCTACGATGACCGACAGGGCTGGGCGGGCTTGTCCTTCGTGAAGGGGGGCGCTCCGGTTCGTTACGAGCGGCAGGGCTAA
- a CDS encoding anti-sigma factor — protein MSAHMLPEDDELLAAELAFGLIDGAERDAAQARLIRDDAFAAAHARWQDYAAAMFHDAGEAPRPSVWTAIEARLPVNDDVRPAVSRATLRWWQAGTMAASAAALVLGVLVMQKPAQVIVRVPVGEAPTAPMVAVLTGKQGLVTVSFDSASGRMTSAANGLDLGDHAAELWVIPADGKPRSMGVMNASAPGWARVPQPAISALSAGVTLAVSVEPIGGSPTGLPTGPVILSGKMATTS, from the coding sequence ATGAGCGCCCACATGCTGCCAGAGGACGACGAACTGCTCGCCGCCGAACTCGCCTTCGGCCTGATCGACGGCGCCGAGCGTGACGCGGCGCAGGCGCGTTTGATCCGGGACGATGCTTTCGCTGCGGCCCATGCTCGGTGGCAGGATTATGCGGCGGCGATGTTCCATGATGCGGGCGAGGCCCCCCGCCCCTCGGTCTGGACCGCAATCGAGGCTCGCCTGCCCGTTAATGATGACGTTCGTCCCGCTGTGTCCCGCGCCACGCTGCGCTGGTGGCAGGCCGGTACCATGGCGGCTAGTGCGGCGGCGCTGGTGCTTGGTGTGCTGGTGATGCAGAAACCGGCGCAGGTCATCGTGCGTGTGCCCGTCGGTGAGGCCCCCACCGCGCCGATGGTCGCGGTGTTGACCGGCAAACAGGGCTTGGTCACGGTCAGCTTCGATTCGGCCAGCGGACGGATGACCTCGGCCGCCAATGGGCTCGATCTGGGCGATCATGCGGCTGAATTGTGGGTCATTCCGGCCGATGGCAAGCCGCGTTCAATGGGCGTGATGAACGCCTCGGCGCCGGGATGGGCCAGAGTGCCCCAACCGGCAATTTCTGCGCTCTCGGCAGGGGTGACGCTGGCGGTCTCGGTCGAACCCATCGGCGGGTCGCCGACCGGCCTGCCCACCGGCCCGGTGATCCTGAGCGGCAAGATGGCGACAACCAGCTAA
- a CDS encoding sigma-70 family RNA polymerase sigma factor has protein sequence MFSENDHATLVLMLKRVSTGDRAAFEEIYRRTSVKLFGVCLRILPVRQEAEDVLQEAYLSVWQKAGSFDAERGSAMTWLITLTRNRAIDRLRAKGRITTAPVELAVDVADPQPDAPSLIEASQDERRLAHCLGTLEGGDAVLIRTAFFSGSTYADLAERASLPLGTIKSRIRRALLKLRACLS, from the coding sequence ATGTTTTCGGAAAATGATCACGCCACTCTGGTTCTGATGCTCAAACGTGTGTCCACCGGCGACCGCGCTGCCTTCGAGGAAATCTATCGCCGCACCAGCGTGAAGCTTTTTGGCGTGTGTCTGCGTATCTTGCCTGTCAGGCAGGAAGCGGAGGACGTGTTGCAGGAGGCCTATCTCTCGGTATGGCAAAAAGCCGGCTCGTTCGACGCCGAGCGGGGAAGCGCGATGACCTGGCTCATCACGCTGACGCGCAACCGCGCGATCGACCGCCTGCGCGCCAAGGGGAGGATTACCACCGCTCCGGTCGAACTGGCCGTTGATGTCGCCGACCCGCAGCCCGATGCGCCGAGCCTGATCGAGGCTAGCCAGGATGAGCGCCGTCTGGCCCACTGCCTCGGCACGCTGGAGGGCGGCGATGCGGTCCTGATCCGCACAGCCTTCTTCAGCGGCTCGACCTATGCCGATCTGGCCGAACGGGCCAGCCTGCCGCTCGGCACGATCAAGAGCCGCATCCGCCGCGCGCTGCTCAAGCTGCGGGCGTGCCTGTCATGA
- a CDS encoding alpha/beta hydrolase, which produces MKARRAVLAVLLATMASACSPLRIFNTVMPKDAGATRVAHGMPFGPDKRQTLDVYAPRVHGAGQLAVIVFFYGGSWNSGTKEGYSFLGRALAARGFLVVIPDYRLVPQVRYPAFLQDNAEAVRWIRSHVSEWGGDPDRLILAGHSAGAYNAAMLALDPHWLGQDRRAVKGLIGLAGPYDFLPFKGPVVEKAFAGVADPVATQPVHYAHRGDPPAFLATGDKDTLVLPRNSDALAEGLRSHDVLVERRRYPGVGHVGLITAVAKPLRGHANVLEDMTAFARKVTDGPERM; this is translated from the coding sequence ATGAAAGCGCGACGGGCCGTTTTGGCCGTTCTTCTCGCAACGATGGCCTCGGCCTGCTCCCCTCTGCGGATCTTCAACACGGTGATGCCCAAGGATGCGGGCGCGACGCGCGTTGCGCATGGCATGCCCTTCGGCCCGGACAAAAGGCAGACGCTGGATGTCTATGCGCCGCGCGTGCATGGGGCGGGGCAATTGGCGGTCATCGTGTTTTTCTACGGCGGATCATGGAATTCGGGGACGAAGGAGGGCTACAGCTTCCTTGGCCGGGCTCTGGCGGCGCGCGGGTTTCTGGTGGTGATCCCTGATTACAGGCTGGTGCCGCAGGTGCGCTATCCGGCTTTCCTTCAGGACAATGCCGAGGCTGTGCGCTGGATACGCAGCCATGTGAGCGAATGGGGCGGTGATCCGGACCGCCTCATTCTCGCGGGTCATTCGGCTGGAGCTTATAATGCGGCCATGCTGGCGCTCGATCCGCACTGGCTGGGGCAGGATCGCCGGGCTGTGAAGGGGCTGATCGGTTTGGCCGGGCCCTATGATTTTCTTCCCTTCAAGGGCCCGGTCGTAGAGAAGGCATTTGCCGGTGTGGCAGATCCGGTCGCAACGCAGCCGGTGCATTACGCGCATCGGGGCGATCCCCCAGCGTTTCTCGCCACCGGGGACAAGGACACGCTGGTGCTGCCGCGCAACAGCGATGCACTGGCGGAGGGACTGAGATCACACGACGTCTTAGTCGAGCGACGGCGCTATCCGGGGGTTGGTCATGTCGGGCTTATCACAGCTGTAGCAAAGCCTCTGCGCGGCCATGCCAATGTGCTGGAAGACATGACCGCCTTCGCGCGCAAGGTTACCGACGGCCCGGAAAGGATGTGA
- a CDS encoding GlsB/YeaQ/YmgE family stress response membrane protein: MHFIIALIMGGIIGWLAGMIMREAGGILWNVLVGCVGSVVGRFLLGTFSGQGHLTENPFDPRTLLVALAGAIILLAIYNLAKRGTTR, encoded by the coding sequence ATGCATTTCATCATTGCACTCATCATGGGCGGGATCATCGGCTGGCTTGCCGGCATGATCATGCGCGAAGCCGGCGGCATCCTCTGGAATGTACTTGTCGGCTGTGTTGGATCAGTAGTCGGCCGCTTCCTGCTCGGTACCTTTTCGGGTCAAGGCCACTTGACCGAAAATCCCTTCGATCCAAGAACCCTGCTCGTAGCATTGGCCGGTGCTATCATCCTGCTTGCAATCTATAATCTGGCCAAGCGCGGTACGACGCGATAA
- the aqpZ gene encoding aquaporin Z encodes MVPLSKRLFAEAFGTFWLVFGGCGSAVLAAAFPALGIGFTGVALAFGLTVLTMAYSIGHVSGCHLNPAVTLGLWAGKRFPARDILPYWVAQVIGATVAAAFLLSIANGKPGFELSPSGLAVNGYGPLSPGGYSLYAGFLIEIVLTAGFLIVILGSTDDRSPSGFAPIAIGLALTLIHLISIPVTNTSVNPARSTGPALLVGGLALQQVWLFWAAPLLGGSVGGIVYRLVAGDPPAPPVVGEDLTR; translated from the coding sequence ATGGTACCGTTAAGCAAGCGACTGTTTGCCGAGGCATTCGGCACATTCTGGCTCGTTTTCGGGGGATGCGGTAGCGCCGTGCTCGCAGCCGCATTTCCCGCGCTCGGCATCGGTTTCACAGGGGTCGCATTGGCCTTCGGCCTCACCGTCTTGACCATGGCCTATTCAATCGGCCATGTATCAGGCTGCCATCTAAACCCTGCGGTCACACTCGGCCTGTGGGCGGGTAAACGCTTTCCAGCACGCGACATCTTACCCTATTGGGTCGCTCAGGTCATTGGAGCAACTGTCGCGGCAGCCTTTCTCCTCAGCATCGCCAACGGTAAACCTGGTTTCGAACTCTCGCCCAGCGGACTGGCCGTGAATGGTTATGGCCCGCTTTCACCTGGCGGGTATAGCCTCTACGCCGGTTTTCTGATTGAGATTGTACTGACAGCAGGCTTCCTGATCGTAATTCTGGGCTCAACCGACGACCGTTCTCCTTCTGGCTTTGCTCCGATCGCCATCGGCCTTGCGTTGACACTGATCCACCTCATCAGCATTCCGGTGACCAATACCTCGGTCAATCCTGCACGATCGACTGGCCCTGCCTTGCTGGTTGGCGGGCTGGCCTTACAGCAAGTCTGGCTGTTCTGGGCCGCCCCCCTATTGGGCGGCTCGGTTGGAGGCATCGTCTATCGTCTCGTTGCCGGCGATCCTCCCGCACCACCCGTGGTCGGCGAAGATCTGACACGCTGA
- a CDS encoding BLUF domain-containing protein, whose amino-acid sequence MQNPLPHHPNLDYWLYASHCALPSAWALKAVEDIVAKSIQRNASLQVTGALLFNGTRFVQFLEGPADGVAAIRQSILADSRHRNVTTFMTEQQSCRIFSNWSLAYVGPSVFISDKIESMVRNIPSAPSEVVSMLRSFVI is encoded by the coding sequence ATGCAAAACCCGCTCCCACACCACCCCAATCTCGATTACTGGCTTTACGCCAGTCATTGCGCACTTCCTTCAGCATGGGCCCTAAAAGCGGTGGAGGACATCGTTGCGAAATCCATTCAACGCAATGCATCACTCCAGGTGACGGGCGCGCTGCTGTTTAACGGCACCCGCTTTGTTCAATTCCTCGAAGGGCCTGCAGACGGGGTTGCCGCAATACGCCAGAGCATCCTTGCAGATTCGCGGCATCGCAATGTCACGACCTTTATGACGGAACAGCAAAGCTGCCGCATTTTCAGCAATTGGTCTCTGGCTTACGTAGGCCCTTCCGTTTTCATATCGGACAAGATCGAGAGCATGGTCCGTAATATTCCTTCCGCACCCTCTGAAGTTGTTTCCATGTTACGATCTTTTGTAATTTAG
- a CDS encoding response regulator transcription factor, translating to MFDNHAIYLVDSDAAYRRRLALDLRNQGMEIRTFVSERELIQAVEGLPAGCILLAIRTQEPGDQDVIRTLLARRSDMPIIVMRVEPSIQEAVQALRIGAVDCLAIPCSMPKMRAALDYAFQLLPTKIADRESVAEAIGLRAHLTRREEDVLRGIVAGMTNRAIAQHLSIGVRTVEMHRANMMQKLRVDNLASLLRFAALAGIMISGEDAA from the coding sequence GTGTTCGATAACCATGCAATCTATCTCGTGGATAGCGACGCAGCCTATCGACGAAGGCTTGCTCTGGACCTGCGCAATCAAGGGATGGAGATCCGGACGTTTGTGTCGGAGAGGGAGTTGATCCAAGCGGTGGAGGGCCTTCCTGCCGGTTGCATCCTCTTGGCCATTCGTACGCAAGAACCAGGCGATCAGGACGTCATACGCACGCTTTTGGCGCGGCGGTCCGACATGCCGATCATCGTCATGCGCGTTGAGCCAAGCATTCAGGAGGCTGTGCAAGCACTAAGAATCGGAGCAGTGGATTGTCTCGCCATTCCCTGCTCCATGCCCAAAATGCGCGCGGCGCTGGATTACGCCTTCCAACTTTTGCCCACAAAGATTGCTGATCGCGAGTCCGTCGCCGAGGCTATCGGCTTGCGCGCCCATTTGACCCGTAGGGAAGAAGACGTCCTGAGAGGGATTGTCGCTGGCATGACCAATCGGGCGATCGCTCAGCATCTGAGCATCGGCGTAAGGACAGTCGAAATGCATCGTGCAAATATGATGCAGAAATTGCGCGTGGATAATCTCGCTTCATTGTTACGATTTGCGGCACTGGCCGGAATTATGATCTCTGGCGAAGACGCCGCCTGA
- a CDS encoding IS110 family RNA-guided transposase, whose translation MADAYMLAIDLAKRSFQVCATDRTGSVLYNRAMSRAKLEALLTEHSHCIVAMEACATGHFWGRTAQAAGHEVRLIPPIYVKPFVKRQKNDASDAAAIAEAARRPDLHCVAVKSAEHQARAVAYRTHQCFVSQRTQTINALRGHLAEFGLIFAQGTPHLKDIQTAIQDEATNLPDSVRDVARLYLDHIDVLTAHIDQLLLKLREAMQVNAEMRRLCTVPGVGLVTAGAIMAFAPDLRTFANGRNFAAWLGLVPRQRSTGGKAKLGSMSKMGQSDIRKLLVVGAMSRIRWIVRKGVLPDNWLGRLMGRKPRMVAAVALANKMARIVWAIMTREENYKLA comes from the coding sequence ATGGCGGACGCATATATGCTGGCAATCGACCTCGCAAAGCGAAGCTTTCAGGTTTGCGCAACGGATCGCACAGGGTCGGTTCTATACAATCGAGCGATGTCTCGCGCAAAGCTGGAGGCGCTACTAACCGAGCATAGCCATTGTATCGTGGCGATGGAGGCTTGCGCCACGGGCCATTTCTGGGGGCGTACAGCACAAGCGGCAGGTCACGAAGTTCGATTGATCCCGCCAATTTACGTCAAGCCGTTCGTGAAGCGGCAGAAAAATGACGCATCTGACGCAGCTGCGATTGCGGAAGCGGCCCGGCGGCCTGACCTGCACTGTGTGGCCGTGAAGAGTGCAGAACATCAGGCGCGCGCTGTGGCATACCGCACCCATCAATGTTTCGTGAGCCAGCGGACGCAGACGATCAATGCCTTGCGTGGGCATCTTGCCGAGTTTGGGCTGATCTTCGCCCAAGGGACGCCGCACCTTAAAGACATCCAGACTGCTATTCAGGATGAAGCGACCAACCTGCCTGACAGCGTTCGAGACGTGGCTCGCTTGTACCTGGATCACATCGATGTGCTGACAGCGCATATAGACCAGCTCCTGCTCAAGCTGCGCGAAGCTATGCAGGTCAACGCCGAGATGCGGCGTCTATGCACTGTGCCCGGCGTCGGTCTTGTGACAGCCGGAGCTATTATGGCCTTTGCGCCAGACCTGCGCACCTTTGCCAACGGCAGAAACTTTGCAGCATGGCTCGGCCTGGTTCCCCGGCAAAGATCAACAGGCGGCAAAGCCAAGCTGGGATCCATGAGCAAGATGGGGCAAAGCGATATCCGCAAACTTCTCGTCGTCGGTGCTATGAGCAGGATACGATGGATCGTGCGCAAAGGTGTGTTGCCAGACAACTGGCTGGGCCGGTTGATGGGGCGCAAGCCGCGCATGGTGGCCGCCGTCGCTCTGGCCAACAAAATGGCCCGCATCGTCTGGGCGATCATGACGCGAGAGGAGAATTATAAGTTGGCGTGA